From one Nitrosococcus halophilus Nc 4 genomic stretch:
- a CDS encoding heavy metal translocating P-type ATPase, with product MLEISNLDSVQQSPPREILTGAVQTLALPIKGMTCATCSTRLERVLNKVPGVVKSQVNLASEQANIAFDPQQASPEQFYQAITQAGFTVPTAGMEFRIGGMTCAACSARLEKVFSRLPGVSKATVNLATERAVVTAPSGVLSPATIIAAAQRAGFTAEPLSSLAERRAQEEAESTARERHEGRQLLLAALLTLPLALPMLLMPFGIHLGLPAETQLLLATPVQFWIGKRFYVGAYKSLRGGAGNMDVLVALGTSAAWGLSTWNTLLPGTGHHLYFEASAMVVTLVLLGKWLEGRAKRSAASAIHALMALRPATARIEREGKVVEVPAEQVAEGDIVLVRPGERMPIDGLILDGRSQLDESLITGESLPVSRGEGETVTGGSVNGEGLLRIRATTVGAESTLARIIRLVEDAQASKAPVQKLVDQVANIFVPVVVTLAFLTFAGWWLLDGAADTAFKAAVSVLVIACPCALGLATPTALMVGTGAAARHGILIRDAVALERARDSDTVVFDKTGTLTEGQPAVAEILPIKISGKELLRLVASAQQGSEHPLAKAVLTKAQDLPLSPPQNFRSLPGRGLCTQVEERNLLVGNLRLMRENQVDLTPLTAQAQALEESGHTLMWVAEMDSAPQLLGVLAVTDPIKSVTPQAVAALGAQGLTTVMLTGDNPRAAKSVADKVGIDHVIAEVLPEDKATQIQALRAEGRHVAMIGDGVNDAPALAAADVGMAMGTGTDVAMEAAGITLMRGDPTLVAEALSISRATYRKIRQNLFWAFIYNVVAIPLAASGLLNPVVAGAAMAMSSVSVVSNSLLLRRWRPGTQLK from the coding sequence ATGTTAGAAATATCAAACTTAGACTCGGTTCAACAGTCCCCTCCTAGGGAGATCCTGACAGGGGCGGTCCAAACATTGGCTTTGCCCATCAAAGGCATGACCTGCGCCACCTGCTCAACCCGGTTAGAGCGGGTGCTCAACAAAGTCCCCGGAGTGGTGAAATCCCAGGTAAACCTGGCCTCGGAACAGGCCAATATCGCCTTTGATCCGCAACAGGCCTCCCCCGAGCAATTCTACCAGGCCATTACTCAAGCGGGCTTTACAGTGCCCACCGCAGGGATGGAATTTCGCATCGGAGGAATGACCTGCGCAGCCTGTTCAGCCCGGCTTGAAAAGGTGTTCTCACGGCTCCCTGGAGTCAGCAAGGCAACCGTTAATCTGGCTACAGAGCGGGCGGTGGTCACAGCCCCTTCAGGAGTGCTTAGTCCTGCTACCATCATTGCCGCTGCCCAGCGGGCTGGCTTCACCGCCGAACCCCTCTCCAGCCTGGCAGAACGGCGCGCCCAAGAAGAGGCTGAGTCCACCGCCCGGGAGCGGCACGAAGGAAGGCAATTGCTGCTGGCAGCCCTGCTCACCCTGCCCTTAGCCCTGCCCATGCTGCTTATGCCCTTCGGCATCCATCTCGGCTTACCCGCCGAAACCCAACTCTTATTGGCCACGCCGGTCCAATTTTGGATTGGCAAACGCTTTTATGTGGGGGCCTACAAATCCTTGCGGGGCGGGGCCGGCAATATGGATGTGCTGGTTGCCCTCGGGACCTCCGCCGCTTGGGGGTTAAGCACTTGGAATACCCTCCTACCCGGCACCGGTCATCACCTATACTTTGAGGCCTCGGCCATGGTGGTGACCCTGGTCCTGCTGGGTAAATGGCTAGAAGGGCGGGCAAAGCGGAGCGCGGCCTCGGCCATCCACGCCCTAATGGCGCTCCGGCCAGCAACCGCACGGATAGAGCGGGAAGGAAAAGTGGTTGAAGTTCCCGCCGAGCAGGTGGCTGAAGGCGACATCGTCCTGGTACGACCGGGAGAGCGAATGCCTATTGACGGCCTTATTCTAGATGGCCGCAGCCAACTGGATGAGTCTCTTATCACCGGTGAGAGCCTGCCGGTGAGCCGGGGAGAAGGGGAAACGGTTACCGGGGGCTCAGTGAACGGAGAAGGCTTATTGCGTATCCGCGCCACCACCGTCGGGGCTGAATCGACCCTGGCGCGCATCATCCGCCTGGTGGAAGATGCCCAAGCCAGCAAGGCCCCGGTCCAAAAACTAGTCGACCAGGTGGCGAATATTTTCGTTCCGGTCGTGGTGACGTTGGCCTTTCTGACCTTTGCCGGCTGGTGGTTATTAGATGGCGCTGCCGATACCGCCTTTAAAGCAGCCGTCTCAGTACTGGTCATCGCCTGTCCCTGTGCCCTAGGCCTAGCGACTCCTACCGCCTTGATGGTGGGAACCGGCGCCGCCGCTCGCCATGGCATTCTAATCCGTGATGCGGTGGCCCTGGAACGGGCCCGGGACAGCGATACGGTGGTCTTTGACAAAACGGGAACGCTCACGGAAGGCCAACCGGCAGTCGCTGAGATACTCCCGATCAAAATCAGTGGCAAGGAATTGTTGCGGCTGGTGGCTTCCGCCCAACAGGGCAGCGAACACCCCCTGGCCAAGGCGGTACTGACTAAGGCCCAGGACCTCCCCCTGAGCCCGCCTCAAAATTTCCGCAGTCTTCCCGGGCGCGGTCTGTGCACCCAAGTGGAGGAGCGAAACCTGCTCGTGGGCAACCTTCGGCTGATGCGGGAAAATCAGGTGGATCTCACGCCCCTGACAGCCCAAGCTCAAGCATTGGAAGAAAGCGGCCATACCCTGATGTGGGTGGCAGAAATGGACTCAGCGCCCCAGCTACTCGGTGTTTTAGCTGTCACCGATCCCATCAAAAGTGTCACCCCCCAAGCGGTAGCCGCATTAGGGGCACAGGGTCTGACCACGGTGATGCTGACTGGGGATAACCCCCGCGCCGCTAAATCAGTGGCCGATAAAGTGGGTATCGACCATGTCATTGCCGAAGTATTACCTGAAGACAAAGCAACGCAGATCCAGGCGTTACGCGCTGAAGGCCGTCATGTGGCCATGATTGGCGATGGCGTCAATGATGCCCCAGCCTTGGCCGCGGCAGACGTGGGAATGGCCATGGGCACGGGCACCGATGTGGCCATGGAAGCGGCGGGGATCACCCTCATGCGCGGCGATCCCACCTTAGTGGCGGAGGCCTTGTCTATTTCTCGGGCCACCTACCGCAAGATTCGCCAGAATCTTTTCTGGGCTTTTATTTACAATGTGGTGGCCATTCCACTGGCAGCCTCGGGACTGTTGAACCCGGTGGTGGCAGGGGCAGCGATGGCCATGTCCTCGGTGAGCGTGGTTTCCAATTCCTTGCTTTTGCGACGCTGGCGTCCAGGAACCCAACTTAAATAA
- a CDS encoding CopG family transcriptional regulator, with protein sequence MVRTQIYLTEIEQQALRVLARRTGRTQSELIREAIDRFIAQAEQTDRRLLLQQARGLWQNRTDLPDFAALRREFDRSTLEFE encoded by the coding sequence ATGGTTCGCACTCAGATCTACTTAACAGAGATCGAGCAGCAGGCCCTACGGGTTCTTGCACGCCGTACGGGTCGTACCCAAAGTGAGCTGATCCGCGAGGCTATTGACAGGTTCATCGCGCAAGCTGAACAAACTGATCGCCGTTTGCTGCTACAGCAAGCTCGCGGCCTTTGGCAGAATCGTACCGATCTCCCTGATTTTGCTGCTTTACGGCGCGAGTTCGATCGATCTACTTTGGAATTCGAGTAA
- a CDS encoding type II toxin-antitoxin system VapC family toxin: MAQRLLLDTDVLIDYLRGVPVAVSYLEGCAEVLLISVITVTELFAGVREGRERTTLSAFLGAFEVVPLDRPIAEKGGLYRRDYGKSHGTGLADAFIAATAELCQAKVVTLNRKHFPMLKEVLVPYKKSD, encoded by the coding sequence ATGGCGCAACGGCTATTGCTCGATACCGATGTGCTAATTGACTATCTTCGTGGGGTACCAGTGGCTGTCAGCTATTTGGAAGGCTGTGCGGAGGTGTTGTTGATCTCAGTCATTACGGTAACGGAGCTATTTGCGGGTGTGCGTGAAGGGCGGGAGCGTACCACTCTTAGTGCCTTCCTGGGGGCTTTTGAAGTGGTACCCCTCGATCGGCCTATTGCTGAGAAGGGAGGCCTTTATCGTCGGGATTATGGTAAGAGCCACGGGACTGGTCTTGCGGACGCTTTTATTGCTGCCACAGCCGAGCTATGTCAGGCCAAAGTTGTTACCCTGAATCGCAAGCACTTTCCTATGCTAAAGGAGGTGCTTGTGCCTTATAAGAAGTCAGATTAA